In a genomic window of Sphingomonas lutea:
- the rodA gene encoding rod shape-determining protein RodA, with translation MITSAIIPRPLARLPWRLIFMITGIALFGVIVLYSAAGGSPQPWAMKQGSIFLFFLGAAVAISYVSEATIKALIFPAYAAIVIMLIGVEVLGFAAKGAQRWLDIGPIRLQPSEFMKPAIALTLARFYELVPASEIKKWRAIWPALVILGVPAALILVQPDLGTCLMVVFCGLTVMYLAGVPLWVFLAPAGAVAVAAPFVYQMLHGYQKKRVDTFLDPESDPLGTGYHIAQSKIAIGSGGLSGKGFLNGSQSHLDYLPEGHTDFAFASLVEEWGFIGGTILILAFGAVILWGMRVSINARTRFAQLAAAGLTACIFFYSGINLLMVMGLAPVVGVPLPLISYGGSAVMTVMFCLGLLMALERQQRTVSRLD, from the coding sequence ATGATCACGTCTGCGATCATCCCTCGGCCGCTGGCGCGGCTGCCGTGGCGGCTGATTTTCATGATCACCGGCATTGCCCTCTTTGGGGTCATCGTCCTCTATTCGGCCGCGGGCGGATCGCCGCAGCCGTGGGCGATGAAGCAAGGCTCCATCTTCCTGTTTTTCCTCGGCGCCGCAGTCGCCATTTCCTACGTCAGCGAAGCAACGATCAAGGCGCTGATCTTTCCTGCATACGCGGCAATCGTCATCATGCTGATCGGCGTGGAGGTTCTCGGCTTCGCGGCCAAGGGGGCGCAGCGCTGGCTCGATATCGGGCCCATTCGCCTTCAGCCGTCCGAATTCATGAAGCCGGCCATAGCGCTGACGCTGGCCCGATTCTACGAACTGGTCCCGGCGAGCGAGATCAAGAAGTGGCGCGCGATCTGGCCCGCGCTGGTGATCCTCGGCGTGCCCGCCGCGCTGATCCTGGTCCAGCCGGACCTTGGCACCTGCCTGATGGTCGTCTTTTGCGGGTTGACCGTGATGTATCTGGCAGGCGTTCCGCTCTGGGTCTTCCTTGCGCCCGCCGGCGCGGTCGCGGTCGCGGCGCCTTTCGTCTACCAGATGCTTCACGGCTATCAAAAGAAGCGCGTCGACACCTTCCTCGATCCGGAAAGCGACCCCCTCGGAACCGGCTATCACATTGCGCAGTCGAAGATCGCGATCGGCTCGGGCGGGCTTTCCGGCAAAGGTTTTCTCAACGGCAGCCAGAGCCATCTCGATTATCTGCCCGAGGGCCACACCGACTTCGCCTTTGCCTCGCTGGTCGAGGAATGGGGCTTCATCGGCGGCACCATCCTGATCCTTGCCTTCGGTGCGGTGATCCTGTGGGGCATGCGGGTCAGCATCAATGCCCGCACGCGCTTCGCGCAGCTCGCCGCGGCGGGACTCACCGCGTGCATCTTCTTCTATTCCGGAATCAACCTGTTGATGGTGATGGGCCTGGCGCCGGTGGTGGGCGTGCCCTTGCCCCTGATCAGCTATGGCGGATCGGCGGTGATGACGGTGATGTTCTGCCTCGGGCTGCTGATGGCGCTCGAGCGGCAGCAGCGGACGGTGTCGCGCCTCGACTGA
- the mrdA gene encoding penicillin-binding protein 2: MKMESARRFTTTHQSITFSRRMMLLGLGQAGVGAVLIGRLGWLSVAENEHYQLLSESNRVQLIIVPPRRGWIVDRRNKPIAINRSDFRVDIIPDQLERPAQTLTMLRQLLDLPADDFQRVLDELKAAKGYRPVQVAENVPYENYAAVTVRLPEMSGVQPMRGFSRYYPAGPAVGHLIGYVGAASAAEYEKEKNPLLITPGFKIGKEGLEETLESRLRGVPGGQRVELTARGKLVRELEPKPDRSGGTVQLAIDADLQEFTARRMGEESGSCVIMDCMTGDILAMVSMPAYDPNSFSDGIGRTEWKMLSEDERQPLRNKVLNSLYPPGSTIKPMGALAILKAGIDPSQRINCPGGYQLGNRFFRCLGRHGSVDMRRAIAKSCNTYFYAMGNRIGYDNIAPTAKLLGLGAKFDLPVVSQNYGTVPDSAWKAKKFETNRRVVERPDWTSSDTLNASIGQGFLIVNPLQLAVMAARIASGRNVQPMLLGVHDSPAPLLGFDPKHLETVRGGMWEVVNGDGTAGASRLPLEGIQMSGKTGTAQVRRLSASATRGQGGDWKYRDHGLFVFFAPSDKPRYAGAVVIEHGMGGARAAAPVAKDALTFLFDRQKALASLAGLEQQWGGTLAERTQRRAEAIKAAALGAAAVPRA; encoded by the coding sequence ATGAAGATGGAAAGCGCTCGCCGCTTCACCACGACACACCAGAGCATCACCTTTTCCAGAAGGATGATGCTGCTGGGCCTCGGCCAAGCAGGCGTCGGCGCGGTGCTGATCGGGCGCCTGGGATGGCTGTCGGTCGCAGAGAACGAGCATTATCAACTGCTATCCGAAAGCAACCGCGTCCAGCTTATCATCGTCCCGCCACGGCGCGGCTGGATTGTCGATCGGCGTAACAAGCCGATCGCGATCAACCGCAGCGACTTTCGCGTCGACATCATTCCCGATCAGCTTGAGCGTCCGGCGCAGACACTGACCATGCTCCGCCAGTTGCTCGATCTTCCCGCCGACGATTTCCAGCGCGTCCTGGACGAGCTCAAGGCGGCGAAGGGCTATCGGCCCGTCCAAGTCGCGGAAAATGTGCCGTACGAAAATTATGCCGCGGTCACGGTGCGCCTGCCGGAGATGTCCGGAGTCCAGCCCATGCGCGGCTTTTCGCGATATTACCCGGCCGGGCCTGCCGTCGGTCACCTGATCGGCTACGTCGGCGCCGCCTCCGCCGCCGAATATGAGAAGGAAAAGAATCCGCTGCTGATCACGCCGGGCTTCAAGATCGGCAAGGAGGGGCTTGAGGAAACGCTCGAGAGCCGGTTGCGCGGCGTGCCCGGCGGGCAGCGCGTGGAGCTGACCGCGCGCGGCAAGCTGGTGCGCGAGCTGGAGCCCAAGCCGGATCGCAGCGGCGGCACCGTCCAGCTGGCGATCGATGCCGACCTGCAGGAATTCACGGCCCGCCGCATGGGCGAGGAATCGGGCTCCTGCGTCATCATGGACTGCATGACCGGCGATATTCTCGCGATGGTGTCCATGCCGGCCTACGATCCCAACAGCTTTTCCGACGGCATTGGCCGAACCGAATGGAAGATGCTGTCAGAAGACGAGCGCCAACCGTTGCGCAACAAGGTGCTCAACTCCCTTTATCCGCCAGGGTCGACGATCAAGCCGATGGGTGCGCTGGCGATCCTCAAGGCTGGCATCGACCCGTCGCAGCGGATCAACTGCCCGGGCGGCTACCAGCTCGGCAACCGCTTTTTCCGCTGCCTGGGGCGGCACGGCAGCGTCGACATGCGCCGCGCCATCGCCAAGAGCTGCAACACTTATTTCTACGCTATGGGTAACCGAATCGGTTACGACAACATCGCGCCGACGGCCAAGTTGCTTGGCCTCGGCGCCAAGTTCGACCTGCCGGTGGTCAGCCAGAATTACGGCACCGTTCCCGATAGTGCCTGGAAGGCCAAGAAATTCGAGACGAACCGCCGCGTTGTCGAACGCCCGGACTGGACCAGCTCCGACACGCTCAACGCGTCGATTGGCCAAGGCTTTCTGATCGTCAATCCGCTGCAGCTGGCGGTCATGGCCGCCCGCATCGCCTCCGGCCGCAACGTGCAGCCGATGCTTCTGGGAGTGCACGATTCACCCGCGCCGCTGCTTGGATTCGATCCCAAGCACCTTGAAACCGTGCGCGGCGGCATGTGGGAAGTGGTGAACGGCGACGGGACCGCGGGCGCTAGCCGGCTACCGCTTGAAGGTATCCAGATGAGCGGCAAGACGGGAACCGCACAGGTTCGCCGCCTGTCCGCCAGCGCAACGCGCGGTCAGGGGGGCGACTGGAAATATCGCGACCACGGCCTGTTCGTCTTCTTCGCACCGTCCGACAAGCCGCGCTATGCGGGCGCCGTCGTGATCGAACATGGCATGGGCGGCGCCCGCGCCGCGGCGCCGGTCGCCAAGGACGCGCTGACCTTCCTTTTCGATCGGCAGAAAGCGCTCGCTTCGCTCGCCGGGCTCGAACAGCAATGGGGCGGCACGCTGGCCGAGCGCACGCAGAGGCGCGCCGAAGCGATCAAGGCCGCGGCCCTCGGCGCCGCCGCCGTGCCGCGCGCATGA
- the mreC gene encoding rod shape-determining protein MreC translates to MATARPGWSRRAQYGLFFSLIAVIGGVVVGLVLLIMSMVAPRTFADIRGAALDITGPVTTALSEVTATTQGVFSGAGDYWDAARQNGKLKQERQAMLRRMVEARAIVQENRQLKATLQLRERSETVVATGRIVGSSFGSPRRFAILSAGKQDGVRVGMPVRSPDGLVGRIVDAGNLASRVLLVSDRANIVPARLLRGGIPVISQGRGDGTIDVRPLEVGRNPFRRGDIIITSGTGGLYPPLVPIARVVKLDDDGAVAVPLADPATTSFAIVEAPYEPAAVAAESRGTEPETP, encoded by the coding sequence ATGGCGACCGCGCGCCCCGGTTGGTCGCGTCGCGCGCAATACGGGCTATTCTTCAGTCTGATCGCCGTCATTGGCGGGGTCGTCGTCGGCCTTGTCCTGCTCATCATGTCAATGGTCGCGCCGCGCACCTTCGCCGACATTCGCGGCGCGGCGCTGGACATCACCGGCCCGGTGACGACCGCCCTGAGCGAGGTCACTGCAACGACTCAAGGCGTCTTTTCCGGCGCCGGGGATTATTGGGACGCGGCGCGGCAGAACGGCAAGCTCAAGCAGGAACGGCAGGCGATGCTGCGCCGCATGGTCGAGGCGCGCGCGATCGTTCAGGAGAATCGCCAGCTCAAGGCGACCCTGCAATTGCGCGAGCGCAGCGAGACCGTCGTCGCAACGGGGCGCATCGTCGGCTCGTCCTTCGGCAGCCCGCGCCGCTTCGCCATCCTTTCTGCCGGCAAGCAGGACGGCGTTCGCGTCGGCATGCCGGTACGCTCCCCCGACGGGCTGGTCGGGCGGATCGTCGACGCGGGCAACCTCGCGTCGCGCGTGCTGCTTGTGTCCGATCGCGCCAACATCGTCCCCGCGCGACTGCTGCGCGGCGGCATTCCCGTCATTTCGCAAGGGCGCGGTGATGGGACAATCGACGTCCGTCCGCTCGAAGTCGGCCGAAATCCCTTCCGGCGCGGCGACATCATCATCACGTCGGGCACCGGTGGCCTCTATCCGCCGCTGGTGCCGATTGCGCGCGTCGTTAAGCTGGACGACGACGGCGCCGTCGCCGTGCCCCTGGCCGACCCGGCAACGACGAGCTTCGCGATTGTCGAGGCGCCCTACGAGCCTGCGGCGGTCGCCGCCGAAAGCCGGGGCACCGAACCCGAGACGCCCTGA
- a CDS encoding rod shape-determining protein: MFWTRWFKWMSHDMAIDLGTANTLVYVRGRGIVLNEPSVVAIETINGVKKVKAVGEDAKLMMGKTPDQIEAIRPLRDGVIADIDVAEQMIKHFIHKVHGGKMRAWRFPEIVICVPSGSTSVERRAIRDAASNAGASAVYLIEEPMAAAIGADMPVTAPIGSMVVDIGGGTTEVAVLSLRGLAYTTSVRVGGDKMDEAISSYVRRNHNLLIGEATAERIKKEVGIAKPPVDGIGKTVHIKGRDLVNGVPKEISINQGQIAEALSEPVGTIVEGVRIALENTAPELAADICDQGIVLTGGGALLQGLDEVLRDETGLPVTVAEDPLTCVALGTGRALEEEQFRGVLQTA; this comes from the coding sequence ATGTTCTGGACGCGCTGGTTCAAGTGGATGTCCCACGATATGGCGATCGATTTGGGGACGGCCAATACGTTGGTCTATGTCCGCGGGCGTGGCATCGTCCTCAATGAGCCGTCGGTGGTGGCGATCGAAACGATCAACGGCGTCAAGAAGGTCAAGGCGGTCGGCGAAGACGCCAAGCTGATGATGGGCAAGACCCCCGACCAGATCGAGGCCATCCGCCCCTTACGCGATGGCGTGATCGCCGACATCGATGTCGCCGAACAGATGATCAAGCACTTCATCCACAAGGTGCATGGCGGCAAGATGCGCGCCTGGCGCTTCCCGGAAATCGTGATCTGCGTGCCGTCGGGATCGACCAGCGTCGAACGCCGCGCGATCCGCGACGCCGCGTCGAACGCGGGCGCCAGCGCGGTCTATCTGATCGAAGAGCCGATGGCCGCGGCGATCGGCGCCGACATGCCGGTGACCGCGCCGATCGGATCGATGGTCGTCGATATCGGCGGCGGCACGACCGAAGTCGCGGTGTTGTCCCTGCGCGGCCTTGCCTACACCACCTCGGTGCGCGTCGGCGGAGACAAGATGGACGAGGCGATTTCGTCCTACGTCCGCCGCAACCACAACCTCCTGATCGGCGAGGCCACGGCGGAGCGGATCAAGAAGGAAGTGGGGATTGCCAAGCCGCCCGTGGATGGCATCGGCAAGACGGTGCACATCAAGGGCCGCGATCTGGTCAACGGCGTGCCCAAGGAAATCAGCATCAACCAGGGCCAGATCGCCGAGGCCTTGTCCGAACCCGTCGGAACGATCGTCGAGGGCGTCCGCATCGCGCTTGAGAATACCGCGCCGGAATTGGCCGCCGACATTTGCGACCAGGGCATCGTCCTGACCGGCGGCGGCGCGCTGCTCCAGGGACTGGACGAAGTGCTGCGCGACGAGACGGGCCTGCCCGTCACGGTCGCCGAGGACCCGCTGACCTGCGTCGCGCTCGGCACCGGCCGCGCGCTGGAGGAAGAGCAGTTCCGCGGCGTTCTGCAGACGGCCTAG
- the mutL gene encoding DNA mismatch repair endonuclease MutL, producing the protein MSIRRLPPDLINRIAAGEVVERPASALKELIENALDASAANVAIRLAAGGLERIEVADDGCGMSREDMRLALERHATSKLPTDAIDEVSSFGFRGEALPSIASVSRLTLESRVRGADGWQIATDHGAEAGEGPAALPPGTRIRIDGLFDKVPARRKFLRSPRAEYAACLDAVKRLAMARSDVAFTLDHDGRRILTLQPAEPPARVAQLLAHELDRHGVGIDCVRDGLRLTGVISLPTFNRGVADQQYLFVNSRPVKDRLLVGALRAAYRDLIARDRHPIAALFLEVPSGEVDVNVHPAKTEVRFRDPQAVRGLIVGGLRNALDEQGQRSAAREQVAAAVNWQTPSPQRGEGWGAGAAPYEEMHGTPSPLPSPRWGEGMLAEAPRLFSTAPAARAEPAVEPVPTHPLGVARGQVAATYIVAEAEDGLVIVDQHAAHERLVLERMRAAREGGAVARQVLLMPDVVDLDEPDCDRLEAAAADLGEMGLEIERFGPSAMLVRAVPAALGKTDAAKLLADLAGEIAELGGPLALRDKLDLVAATIACHGSVRAGRILSVAEMNALLREMEVTPRSGQCNHGRPTWVKLGHSEIEKLFGRR; encoded by the coding sequence ATGTCAATAAGAAGGCTGCCGCCGGACCTCATCAATCGCATTGCCGCCGGGGAGGTGGTGGAGCGGCCCGCGAGCGCGCTCAAGGAACTCATTGAAAACGCGCTCGACGCGAGCGCCGCGAATGTTGCGATCCGGCTTGCCGCGGGCGGTCTGGAACGGATCGAAGTTGCCGACGATGGCTGCGGCATGTCTCGCGAGGACATGCGCCTCGCGCTCGAACGCCATGCCACCTCCAAGCTGCCGACCGACGCGATCGATGAGGTCAGCAGCTTCGGCTTCCGCGGCGAGGCGCTGCCGTCGATCGCCAGCGTTTCGCGCCTGACTCTCGAAAGCCGGGTGCGCGGCGCTGACGGGTGGCAGATCGCGACCGATCACGGCGCCGAGGCGGGCGAGGGACCCGCGGCGCTTCCGCCGGGCACGCGCATCCGCATTGACGGTCTGTTCGACAAGGTGCCCGCGCGCCGCAAGTTCCTGCGCTCCCCGCGCGCCGAATATGCCGCTTGCCTCGACGCGGTGAAGCGCCTCGCAATGGCGCGCAGCGATGTCGCCTTCACCCTCGACCATGACGGCCGCCGCATCCTCACGCTGCAGCCCGCCGAGCCGCCGGCGCGCGTCGCCCAGCTCCTCGCGCATGAGCTCGACCGCCATGGCGTCGGGATCGACTGCGTCCGCGACGGTCTTCGCCTCACCGGGGTAATCAGCCTGCCGACCTTCAACCGCGGCGTCGCCGACCAGCAATATTTGTTCGTCAATTCGCGCCCGGTGAAGGATCGCCTGCTCGTCGGCGCCCTGCGCGCCGCCTATCGCGACCTCATCGCCCGCGACCGCCACCCCATCGCGGCCTTGTTCCTCGAAGTCCCGTCGGGCGAGGTCGACGTCAACGTCCACCCGGCAAAGACCGAAGTCCGCTTCCGCGACCCGCAAGCGGTGCGCGGCCTGATCGTCGGCGGCCTGCGCAACGCGCTCGATGAACAAGGCCAGCGCAGCGCGGCGCGAGAACAGGTTGCGGCTGCGGTCAATTGGCAAACTCCCTCTCCCCAGCGGGGAGAGGGCTGGGGTGCGGGGGCTGCGCCTTATGAGGAAATGCACGGAACCCCCTCACCCTTACCCTCTCCCCGCTGGGGAGAGGGAATGCTTGCCGAAGCGCCGCGTCTCTTCTCGACCGCCCCCGCCGCCCGCGCCGAGCCCGCCGTCGAGCCCGTCCCGACCCACCCGCTCGGAGTCGCGCGGGGGCAGGTTGCGGCAACCTATATCGTCGCCGAAGCCGAAGACGGCCTCGTCATCGTCGACCAGCATGCCGCGCACGAACGCCTGGTGCTCGAACGCATGCGCGCCGCGCGCGAAGGGGGCGCGGTCGCGCGCCAGGTGCTGCTCATGCCCGACGTGGTCGATCTTGACGAACCCGATTGCGACCGCCTCGAAGCCGCCGCGGCCGACCTTGGCGAGATGGGCCTCGAAATCGAGCGTTTCGGCCCCTCGGCGATGCTCGTCCGCGCGGTCCCCGCCGCGCTCGGCAAGACCGACGCCGCCAAGCTCCTCGCCGACCTTGCCGGCGAGATCGCCGAGCTCGGCGGCCCGCTCGCGCTGCGCGACAAGCTCGATCTCGTCGCCGCGACCATCGCCTGCCACGGCTCGGTCCGCGCCGGCCGCATCCTTTCGGTCGCCGAAATGAACGCCTTGCTGCGCGAGATGGAAGTCACCCCGCGCTCGGGCCAGTGCAATCACGGCCGCCCGACCTGGGTG